One stretch of Leadbetterella byssophila DSM 17132 DNA includes these proteins:
- a CDS encoding 2-hydroxyacid dehydrogenase, which translates to MKILVVDEMHECLLPLLHNLGAEVSYQPTFGKKDAEQVIHQYEGLLIRSKFFIDSAFLDLATSLKFIGRAGAGLDLIDLEACKERGVEVFGANEANKVAVAEHLLGMILMLFNKLNTSPQEIRNDQWLREKNRGEELMGKTVGIIGYGHNGSTAAARFAAFGCRVLAYDKYKKGFGSAEIEEVDLETIFTEADVFSFHVPLTEETRKWADSDFFSKFRKPIYFCNVARGEIMVQEALIQALENGKVKGACLDVLENEKITALTDKGRKEFEYLRAHPRVILSPHVAGWTIESYRKINEVLCEKIKALYKL; encoded by the coding sequence ATGAAGATTTTAGTTGTAGATGAGATGCATGAATGCCTTCTGCCCCTTTTGCATAACTTAGGAGCAGAAGTGAGTTACCAGCCAACTTTCGGAAAGAAGGATGCAGAACAGGTCATACATCAATACGAGGGTTTATTGATTCGTAGCAAGTTTTTCATTGATTCGGCTTTCTTGGATTTAGCTACTTCTTTGAAATTTATTGGCAGAGCCGGAGCAGGCTTGGACCTGATAGATCTGGAAGCATGTAAGGAGAGAGGTGTGGAAGTTTTTGGGGCCAATGAAGCGAATAAAGTGGCGGTAGCTGAACATTTATTGGGTATGATCCTCATGCTTTTTAATAAGCTGAATACCTCACCTCAAGAAATCAGAAACGACCAATGGCTCAGAGAAAAGAACCGAGGGGAAGAGTTGATGGGTAAAACGGTGGGTATCATAGGTTATGGGCACAATGGATCTACTGCAGCTGCACGATTTGCAGCTTTTGGTTGCCGGGTATTGGCCTACGATAAGTATAAAAAGGGATTTGGTTCCGCAGAGATCGAAGAGGTAGATTTAGAAACCATCTTCACAGAGGCAGATGTTTTTTCCTTTCATGTGCCCTTGACGGAGGAAACCAGAAAGTGGGCAGATTCCGACTTTTTTTCGAAGTTCAGAAAGCCAATCTACTTCTGCAATGTAGCCCGAGGCGAAATTATGGTGCAGGAGGCTTTGATCCAGGCATTAGAAAACGGAAAAGTAAAAGGTGCATGTTTGGACGTGTTGGAAAATGAAAAGATTACCGCTTTGACGGATAAGGGGAGAAAGGAATTTGAATACCTAAGAGCTCATCCAAGGGTGATTCTTTCTCCTCATGTGGCCGGCTGGACCATAGAATCGTATCGCAAGATCAACGAAGTTCTATGCGAGAAGATCAAGGCTCTTTATAAGCTCTGA
- a CDS encoding glycosyltransferase family 4 protein has product MKTLIIHNTLWAHYKSVLFEEIAKQYPPEGEFHVLQIAKSEVSRKGMEGEGKTYTYPYTLLFDGFIEEVPKWKELQRVFQFILQYKPDIINVTGYSSSFSTLPTIFFARLLGIKVVMSNESTQKDKTRSWLKESIKKWAVQACKGFVVFGKTSEDYVLDLGAKPEQILVHKGAVVDNKVLSSVYHKAKETTLYPEITTQKNFIYVGRMAEEKNVELLIKCFQKLNKQEWGLILVGKGPKDQEIDQLIAKSPDRIYKYPPVHWMEVPKFFSRSSCFVLPSTSEPWGLVVNEAMVCGLPVIVTDVCGCSTDLVNGNGVVIPSNSASALISALKKIISTPDLTEMENKSLEIIKDFSVQEVAKRYIQGIQSL; this is encoded by the coding sequence TTGAAGACCTTAATTATTCATAACACCCTATGGGCGCATTATAAATCTGTACTCTTCGAGGAGATTGCCAAGCAATACCCTCCTGAGGGAGAATTTCATGTCTTACAGATAGCCAAAAGCGAAGTATCAAGGAAAGGCATGGAGGGTGAAGGCAAAACATATACCTATCCTTACACCCTGCTTTTTGATGGATTTATAGAAGAGGTACCAAAATGGAAGGAATTACAGAGAGTGTTCCAATTTATCCTTCAATATAAGCCAGACATTATCAATGTCACTGGTTATTCCTCTTCCTTCTCTACACTTCCTACCATCTTTTTTGCCAGACTGCTAGGTATCAAGGTAGTGATGTCCAATGAATCTACTCAAAAGGATAAAACCAGATCTTGGCTAAAGGAAAGCATCAAGAAATGGGCTGTACAGGCATGCAAAGGCTTTGTAGTTTTTGGAAAGACATCTGAAGATTATGTTTTAGATCTGGGGGCAAAACCGGAGCAAATCTTAGTTCATAAGGGAGCTGTTGTAGATAATAAGGTACTTAGTTCAGTTTATCACAAGGCCAAAGAAACAACGCTTTACCCTGAGATCACTACCCAAAAGAACTTTATCTACGTAGGGCGAATGGCAGAGGAAAAGAATGTAGAACTTCTGATCAAATGCTTCCAGAAATTAAATAAACAGGAATGGGGACTTATACTGGTGGGTAAAGGACCAAAGGACCAGGAAATCGACCAATTGATCGCTAAGTCGCCGGATAGAATCTACAAATATCCCCCAGTACACTGGATGGAGGTGCCGAAATTCTTTTCCAGATCTAGTTGCTTCGTACTACCTAGTACATCGGAACCTTGGGGCTTAGTAGTAAATGAGGCCATGGTATGTGGTTTGCCTGTTATCGTTACTGATGTCTGCGGTTGTAGTACGGACTTGGTGAATGGAAATGGAGTTGTGATTCCCTCGAATAGTGCATCAGCCTTGATCTCTGCCCTGAAAAAAATAATCTCCACCCCTGATCTAACAGAGATGGAGAATAAGTCATTAGAGATTATCAAAGATTTCTCCGTCCAAGAAGTAGCTAAACGCTATATTCAAGGCATTCAGAGCTTATAA